Proteins encoded within one genomic window of Candidatus Syntrophocurvum alkaliphilum:
- the ilvB gene encoding biosynthetic-type acetolactate synthase large subunit: protein MKIKGAEILLHCLKKEGVDTIFGYPGGVLLPVYDALYDSDIRHILVRHEQGAAHAADGYARATGKVGVCLATSGPGATNLVTGIATANMDSIPMVAFTGQVVTPMIGKDAFQEADITGITLPITKHNYLIERTEDVADIVKEAFHIARTNRPGPVVVDLPRDVMDKAIEFDDNDEEVNIRGYRVMKGYNAGQILAAINLIQESKRPVIYAGGGVIAADAAQELTELAEKMKIPTTTTLMGMGAFPSDNYLSLGMLGMHGTRYANYAINECDLLIAIGVRFDDRVTGKLDEFANRAKVIHIDVDAAEIGKNKGVDVPIVGNVKEVLSAIIDKIEPVEDLNSWHDTIEKWKDEYPLKYGESNEGRIMPQYVVEKISEITNGEAIITTEVGQNQMWAAQYYKYKNPRSFISSSGLGTMGFGLPAAIGAKLARPDVPVIDIAGDGSIQMNIQELGTAVEQKLPVIVCILNNQYLGMVRQWQHLFFNNRYSYTDMSHQPDFVKLAEAYGAVGIRVTKSEDVEKALKDALAVTDRPVIIDFWVDRESNVYPMVPPGQPLLNMLGGE, encoded by the coding sequence GTGAAAATTAAAGGAGCAGAAATCCTATTACATTGTCTCAAAAAAGAAGGTGTTGATACCATTTTTGGTTATCCTGGGGGTGTATTATTGCCTGTTTACGATGCTCTCTATGATTCAGATATAAGGCATATACTTGTTCGCCATGAGCAGGGAGCGGCTCATGCAGCAGATGGTTATGCGAGAGCTACAGGTAAAGTTGGCGTTTGTTTGGCAACATCTGGGCCTGGAGCTACCAACCTTGTTACTGGTATAGCAACTGCCAACATGGATTCTATTCCAATGGTTGCTTTTACAGGTCAGGTTGTTACTCCCATGATTGGTAAAGATGCTTTTCAGGAAGCTGATATTACTGGGATAACATTACCAATTACTAAACATAATTATTTAATAGAAAGAACAGAAGATGTTGCAGATATAGTTAAAGAAGCATTTCATATAGCTAGGACTAATCGTCCGGGGCCAGTTGTCGTTGATTTACCTAGGGATGTAATGGATAAAGCAATTGAATTTGATGATAATGATGAAGAAGTAAATATTAGAGGATACCGTGTCATGAAGGGTTATAACGCAGGACAAATTTTAGCAGCTATAAATCTTATTCAAGAGTCAAAACGCCCTGTGATTTATGCAGGTGGTGGTGTAATAGCAGCTGACGCAGCACAAGAATTAACCGAATTAGCTGAAAAGATGAAAATTCCTACTACAACAACTTTAATGGGAATGGGGGCATTTCCTAGCGATAATTATCTATCTCTAGGTATGTTAGGTATGCACGGTACACGATATGCTAATTATGCAATTAATGAATGTGACTTGTTAATAGCTATAGGAGTTAGATTTGATGATCGCGTAACAGGCAAGCTAGATGAGTTTGCTAATAGAGCTAAAGTAATTCATATAGATGTGGATGCTGCTGAAATAGGGAAGAACAAAGGTGTAGATGTTCCAATTGTAGGAAATGTTAAAGAAGTATTAAGTGCTATTATAGATAAAATTGAACCAGTAGAAGACCTTAATAGTTGGCATGATACTATTGAAAAGTGGAAAGATGAATATCCGCTTAAATATGGAGAATCAAATGAAGGAAGAATTATGCCTCAATATGTTGTTGAAAAAATATCAGAAATCACTAATGGTGAGGCAATAATTACTACTGAAGTAGGACAAAACCAAATGTGGGCTGCACAATATTATAAATATAAAAATCCTCGCAGCTTTATAAGCTCAAGTGGGCTTGGTACTATGGGTTTTGGTTTACCTGCGGCTATAGGTGCAAAGTTAGCTAGACCAGATGTTCCCGTTATAGATATAGCTGGAGATGGCAGTATACAAATGAATATTCAAGAATTAGGTACAGCCGTTGAGCAAAAACTTCCAGTAATCGTATGTATCCTAAACAACCAATATCTAGGTATGGTAAGACAATGGCAACACTTATTTTTTAACAACCGTTATTCATATACGGACATGAGCCATCAACCTGATTTTGTAAAATTAGCAGAGGCATATGGAGCAGTTGGTATTAGGGTTACTAAATCAGAGGATGTAGAAAAAGCTTTAAAAGATGCTTTAGCGGTTACAGATAGGCCCGTAATAATTGATTTTTGGGTTGACCGAGAATCAAATGTTTATCCAATGGTCCCACCAGGTCAGCCTCTTTTAAATATGCTAGGGGGTGAGTAA
- the ilvN gene encoding acetolactate synthase small subunit — protein MAKHTLSVTVENKPGVLTRVSTLFRRRGYNIDSLTVGVTEDPTVSRMTIVVEGDNKIIEQVTKQLYKLIEVIKIIDITDEQAVERELALIKVKADNSARPDIVQIADIFRARIIDISKDSLIVEVTGDSSKIAAMEESLQPFGIIELVRTGKIAMLRGNK, from the coding sequence ATGGCAAAACATACACTTTCAGTAACGGTTGAAAACAAACCTGGTGTATTAACACGGGTATCAACTCTATTTAGAAGAAGAGGTTATAATATTGACAGTTTAACTGTAGGTGTTACTGAAGATCCAACAGTATCAAGAATGACCATAGTAGTCGAAGGTGATAATAAAATTATAGAGCAGGTTACTAAACAGCTTTATAAATTGATTGAAGTTATTAAAATTATAGATATAACAGATGAACAAGCTGTTGAGAGAGAATTAGCACTTATAAAAGTAAAGGCAGATAATAGTGCAAGACCTGATATAGTTCAGATTGCTGATATATTTAGGGCTAGAATTATAGATATAAGTAAAGACTCATTAATAGTTGAAGTAACGGGTGACTCAAGCAAAATAGCCGCTATGGAGGAATCCTTACAACCATTCGGTATAATAGAATTGGTGAGAACAGGTAAAATTGCGATGCTTAGAGGAAATAAATAA